In Methanosarcina barkeri MS, a single window of DNA contains:
- a CDS encoding glycosyltransferase family 4 protein: MFKKVNNIFLVYYGSFNAKSGSNIHILELLRNLKKYTDIVLFAPGQKSVDRTLPGIKCVPVIDNKYLVQPSYEFMLSFYLLYSCIRNRPDVLYLRQNSFPFFPIFLCKILKIPSIVEVNGIVMDELKVDPNSQSFAYRVFSHLALRSENFNYKHCDRIVSVTDKLRDELVRLYSVPESKIYVINNGANTDVFKPLGLEQTRKKLRLENSKKYVCFVGNLAAWQGVEFLIHASPLILEKCPDTHFLIVGDGVMKDKLMEIASKLELSDKFTFTGRIPYEQVPLYINAADVCVAPFINERNSKIGLSALKTYEYLACGKPIVASGISGVKDLIEASDGGISVTPEDPEQLATAVVRLLLDENTRALMGEKGRRYVVENHSWDGVARKILDICNDII; this comes from the coding sequence ATGTTTAAAAAAGTAAATAATATTTTCCTGGTTTATTACGGTTCTTTCAATGCTAAATCAGGTTCGAATATCCACATTCTTGAACTTCTAAGAAATTTAAAAAAATATACTGATATAGTCCTGTTTGCACCCGGACAGAAGAGTGTAGACCGTACTCTTCCAGGGATAAAATGCGTGCCTGTAATAGACAATAAATATCTTGTACAGCCCTCTTACGAATTCATGCTTTCCTTTTACCTTCTTTATTCTTGTATAAGAAATCGGCCTGACGTGCTCTATCTTCGCCAGAATTCTTTTCCGTTCTTTCCCATATTTCTATGCAAAATTTTAAAAATTCCTTCAATAGTAGAAGTCAATGGGATAGTTATGGATGAGTTAAAAGTCGATCCAAATTCACAGTCTTTTGCGTATAGAGTTTTCTCTCATCTTGCACTCCGGTCTGAGAACTTTAATTACAAGCATTGCGACAGAATTGTTTCTGTCACGGATAAGCTCAGGGATGAACTCGTGAGACTATACTCTGTTCCTGAGAGTAAAATCTATGTTATTAACAATGGGGCAAATACCGATGTATTCAAGCCCCTTGGTTTAGAACAGACAAGAAAAAAACTGCGGCTTGAAAACTCAAAAAAGTACGTATGCTTTGTAGGGAATCTTGCAGCCTGGCAAGGAGTTGAATTTCTCATCCATGCTTCTCCTTTAATTCTGGAGAAATGTCCTGATACTCATTTCCTTATTGTCGGGGACGGAGTTATGAAGGATAAATTGATGGAAATAGCTTCCAAGTTAGAGCTTTCGGATAAATTTACTTTCACCGGAAGAATCCCCTACGAACAAGTTCCTCTCTACATTAACGCGGCCGATGTTTGCGTTGCTCCTTTCATCAATGAAAGAAACTCAAAAATAGGACTTTCAGCGTTGAAAACTTATGAGTACCTTGCCTGTGGGAAGCCGATTGTGGCAAGTGGTATTTCAGGAGTCAAAGATTTAATTGAAGCCTCAGATGGCGGAATTTCCGTAACTCCAGAAGATCCTGAACAACTTGCTACTGCTGTAGTCAGATTACTTCTCGATGAAAATACCCGAGCTCTTATGGGAGAGAAAGGCCGAAGATATGTCGTTGAGAATCACAGCTGGGATGGAGTTGCAAGAAAGATACTGGACATATGCAACGATATCATTTAA
- a CDS encoding right-handed parallel beta-helix repeat-containing protein — protein sequence MLKRELGILLLVGCLILASVPTALCRSPAPTVYVAGDGSGDFNCDGKDDHVQINQALKFVADNSGYTTVHLKGPFTYVINDTLLIGSNTILEGDSNAVLKLANNAGWVVMKPLIKQMSNSGNNNIVIRGFEVNVNHDGNPYLADGKTLLAKGKGYYNVMYFTDCKNVTVCNMYMHDGHGDGLRIKYGENIKFYNNTIYKLGHDGLYAIQCQNVEAWGNTITCRTNSGLRIWNSNHVKFHDNLIDSFYHWSAGGPGIQIEKSTGTMDDIDIYNNRVNNTYGPGIWLFNYDTSTTKDEGKNVHIYHNVFYSTGTNPSITWVGGILGSGFHDTLIENNVFDSAYNVAIVSMSPDGFFSDYTSKYTTIVRNNIIVNTQKRTKSPSETGYGIANYLPETHSFEIAYNCLYNNAAGNYKNCISKADIHIRPLFVDQENHDYHLQSRGGTWNGKTWVKYKVSSPCIDSGYPSSDYSNEPEDNGNRINIGRYGNTIYASKSKH from the coding sequence ATGTTAAAACGAGAATTGGGAATCCTTTTATTGGTAGGTTGCCTTATTCTTGCAAGCGTTCCTACCGCTTTATGCCGAAGTCCTGCACCAACTGTTTATGTTGCAGGGGACGGCAGTGGAGATTTTAACTGCGATGGAAAAGATGATCATGTACAGATAAATCAGGCTCTTAAGTTTGTGGCCGATAACTCGGGATATACCACTGTCCACCTTAAAGGTCCTTTTACGTATGTTATTAACGATACTCTCCTCATCGGCAGCAATACTATTCTTGAAGGGGATTCAAATGCTGTTCTCAAACTTGCTAATAATGCAGGCTGGGTTGTAATGAAACCCTTGATCAAGCAGATGAGCAATTCCGGGAATAATAATATTGTAATAAGAGGATTTGAAGTTAATGTGAACCATGACGGTAACCCTTATCTCGCAGATGGTAAAACCTTGCTTGCTAAGGGCAAAGGATACTATAATGTGATGTACTTCACTGACTGCAAGAACGTAACTGTATGCAATATGTATATGCACGATGGTCATGGAGATGGGCTGAGGATAAAATATGGTGAGAACATCAAGTTTTACAACAATACGATCTATAAGCTCGGGCACGACGGTCTGTATGCGATTCAGTGTCAGAATGTAGAGGCCTGGGGTAATACAATAACCTGCAGGACTAATAGTGGTCTTAGAATCTGGAACTCGAACCATGTAAAATTCCATGATAATTTAATCGATTCTTTCTATCACTGGAGCGCAGGTGGCCCGGGCATTCAGATCGAAAAGTCTACAGGTACTATGGATGATATTGATATCTACAATAATAGAGTCAATAACACCTATGGTCCTGGAATCTGGCTTTTCAACTATGATACCTCTACTACCAAGGACGAGGGAAAAAATGTCCACATTTATCATAATGTCTTCTACAGCACAGGCACTAATCCTAGCATTACATGGGTTGGGGGTATCTTGGGAAGTGGATTCCATGATACACTTATAGAAAATAATGTCTTTGACAGTGCATATAATGTTGCCATTGTCAGCATGAGTCCCGATGGTTTTTTCTCAGATTATACGTCAAAATACACAACAATTGTCCGCAACAATATAATTGTAAATACCCAGAAGCGTACAAAAAGCCCAAGCGAAACAGGATACGGAATTGCCAATTACCTCCCCGAAACACATTCCTTTGAGATTGCATATAATTGCCTTTACAACAACGCAGCGGGTAACTATAAAAACTGCATCTCGAAAGCCGATATCCACATAAGACCATTATTTGTAGACCAGGAAAACCATGATTACCACCTTCAATCAAGAGGTGGAACTTGGAACGGGAAAACCTGGGTTAAATACAAAGTGAGTTCTCCATGTATCGATTCCGGATATCCATCCTCTGACTATTCCAATGAACCTGAGGATAATGGAAACAGGATCAACATCGGAAGGTATGGGAACACAATCTATGCATCGAAATCAAAGCACTGA
- the moaA gene encoding GTP 3',8-cyclase MoaA: MKQKNPEKAPEVAEENSKRTLKDPYGRKVTGLRISITDRCNLSCIYCHNEGADCCTCGPVGHEMKPELICGIIREAAKFGVNKIKFSGGEPLFRKDFEEILACLPPLKEVSATTNGILLEKRARALKAAGLDRINVSLDSLVPEKYERITGAPPGSLEKVIRGINSAVEAGLTPVKLNMVLLKGINDDEINSMMEFVRPYKGMVILQLIELMDIDPRLSKYMIDSKALEKKLTEKASEIRIRHLHHRRKYIIDGVEVEFVRPMDNSEFCAYCSRLRVTADGKFKPCLLVNDNLVDVREAKSPEEIEKLLKLAVSRRKPYCMPVNILEQGEKA, from the coding sequence ATGAAGCAGAAAAATCCAGAAAAAGCTCCTGAAGTTGCAGAAGAAAATTCAAAAAGGACTCTTAAAGACCCTTACGGGCGGAAGGTTACAGGACTCAGGATATCAATAACTGATAGGTGTAACCTTTCGTGCATATACTGCCATAACGAAGGTGCAGATTGCTGTACCTGCGGCCCGGTAGGACATGAAATGAAACCAGAATTAATCTGCGGGATTATAAGGGAAGCTGCAAAATTCGGGGTCAATAAAATAAAATTTTCAGGAGGAGAACCGCTTTTTCGAAAGGATTTCGAAGAAATCCTTGCCTGCCTTCCTCCGTTAAAAGAAGTTTCTGCGACCACTAACGGCATTCTGCTTGAAAAACGAGCAAGAGCCCTTAAAGCTGCGGGCCTGGACAGGATAAATGTAAGCCTGGATTCTCTCGTCCCTGAAAAATACGAAAGGATTACGGGAGCGCCACCTGGCTCACTTGAGAAGGTTATCAGAGGTATTAACAGCGCAGTTGAAGCTGGGCTGACCCCTGTGAAGCTGAATATGGTACTCCTTAAAGGCATAAACGATGACGAGATTAATTCTATGATGGAGTTTGTCCGGCCTTATAAAGGAATGGTTATCCTGCAACTAATAGAGCTTATGGACATTGACCCCAGGCTTTCAAAGTACATGATTGACTCGAAAGCTCTCGAAAAGAAGCTGACTGAGAAAGCAAGTGAAATCAGGATACGACACCTGCACCACCGAAGAAAATACATTATCGATGGGGTAGAGGTTGAATTCGTTCGTCCCATGGACAACTCGGAGTTTTGCGCCTACTGCAGCAGGCTGAGGGTCACAGCAGATGGGAAGTTCAAGCCCTGTCTACTGGTAAATGACAACCTTGTGGATGTTAGGGAAGCAAAAAGTCCTGAAGAGATCGAAAAGCTGCTTAAGCTTGCAGTAAGCCGAAGGAAACCATATTGCATGCCTGTCAATATTCTTGAACAAGGGGAAAAGGCTTAA
- the surE gene encoding 5'/3'-nucleotidase SurE, whose translation MGKLMAPKILVTNDDGVYSTGLKAAFDSVSDLGEVTISAPAVQQSGVGRSISIFEPLRITKTNAGGTPAYSVGGTPTDAVILGIFTILKEMPDLVLSGFNIGENISTDTITTSGTIGGALEAASYGVPAIAASMQVLDEGQKFDDPRNYHRERFEAGIKVVNKVARNVLKYGMPKNVDLLNINIPYHAEEDTPIEITRLARKIFKTGVEERRDPRGRPYYWIAGDLIREEEEGTDVHAIMQKGHVSITPISLDSTARIEFSEIEKYL comes from the coding sequence ATGGGAAAACTCATGGCTCCAAAAATTCTTGTTACCAATGATGATGGCGTATATTCCACAGGTTTGAAAGCTGCTTTTGACAGCGTTTCGGACCTCGGAGAAGTTACAATTTCGGCTCCTGCTGTCCAGCAGAGCGGAGTCGGACGTTCTATTTCTATCTTTGAGCCTCTACGGATCACGAAAACAAATGCTGGAGGTACACCTGCGTACTCTGTGGGAGGAACCCCTACGGACGCTGTAATTCTGGGCATCTTCACGATCCTTAAGGAGATGCCTGACTTAGTGCTTTCTGGCTTTAACATCGGAGAGAATATAAGCACGGATACTATCACTACCTCAGGGACAATAGGAGGAGCCCTTGAAGCTGCAAGCTACGGAGTGCCTGCAATTGCTGCCTCCATGCAGGTGCTTGATGAAGGCCAGAAATTCGATGATCCCAGGAACTACCATAGAGAGCGTTTCGAGGCTGGAATTAAGGTAGTAAACAAAGTGGCTCGAAACGTCCTGAAGTATGGTATGCCGAAAAATGTGGATCTTCTTAACATAAATATCCCCTATCACGCTGAAGAAGATACCCCTATAGAGATAACCCGTCTTGCAAGAAAAATCTTTAAAACGGGTGTCGAAGAAAGACGTGACCCAAGGGGCAGACCCTATTACTGGATTGCAGGCGACCTTATCCGGGAGGAAGAAGAAGGAACTGATGTGCACGCCATTATGCAGAAAGGACATGTTTCAATAACCCCGATTTCTCTGGATTCAACTGCCAGGATAGAGTTCTCAGAAATCGAAAAATATCTCTAA
- a CDS encoding nucleotidyltransferase family protein, whose amino-acid sequence MSSLSPIYQKSIQDLKSLVFETLKEENVTVILFGSRARGDFSRVSDIDIGILPGKYFDWRNLIFLKERIENLNIPYTVDIVDFSRVSKVFIEKALRKGIVWKH is encoded by the coding sequence ATGAGCAGCCTTTCTCCTATCTATCAAAAAAGCATTCAGGATCTGAAATCCCTGGTTTTTGAAACTTTAAAAGAAGAAAATGTTACTGTCATACTCTTCGGTTCTAGGGCAAGGGGGGATTTTAGTCGAGTATCGGACATAGACATTGGAATCCTTCCAGGGAAATATTTTGACTGGAGAAATTTGATTTTCTTAAAAGAAAGAATTGAGAACCTTAATATTCCCTATACAGTTGATATTGTGGACTTTTCCAGGGTTTCGAAAGTTTTTATAGAAAAAGCGCTAAGAAAAGGGATTGTGTGGAAACACTAA
- a CDS encoding C39 family peptidase, with protein MTSSTPLKNLDNDIEAVAFSISNEGYIIINVNDLSVPEFSMTNKSPFIVGNKSYYYNGPLAYVEAEELKNREIKTKYIYKKEKVNKSKKILELQESATSAQKIQTLSSTGGSLSHSLRTWEDSSVYCGPIAAGITLIYFDDYHDDDFVDSNYENQDDLLDLITNGYIPNQGTSTLTVTNGLDDYLVDRNLDDDYSAKSSSSFSYSKIQSLINSNKPIIVDTDNHPTFGEHWIIAHGYYVLTVPYVNPQYYIIVNNGWGDNNVNVLVDNYIDDMVYIE; from the coding sequence TTGACTTCCTCAACACCTTTAAAAAATTTAGATAATGACATTGAAGCTGTTGCTTTTTCGATAAGCAATGAAGGATATATCATTATTAATGTGAATGATTTGTCTGTGCCTGAATTTTCAATGACAAACAAAAGTCCGTTTATCGTCGGGAATAAAAGTTACTACTACAATGGTCCTCTTGCTTATGTTGAAGCAGAAGAACTAAAAAACAGGGAAATCAAAACCAAGTACATTTACAAAAAGGAAAAAGTGAATAAATCTAAAAAAATCTTGGAACTGCAAGAATCAGCTACATCAGCACAGAAGATACAGACACTATCGTCTACAGGCGGAAGTTTGAGTCATTCATTAAGGACTTGGGAAGATAGTTCCGTTTATTGTGGTCCAATTGCAGCTGGTATAACTCTCATATATTTTGATGATTACCATGATGACGATTTTGTTGATTCGAACTACGAAAACCAAGATGATCTATTAGATCTCATAACTAATGGGTATATACCAAATCAAGGAACGAGTACTTTAACCGTTACAAATGGATTGGACGATTATTTGGTAGATCGGAATCTCGATGATGATTACAGCGCAAAGTCCAGTTCTTCTTTTAGTTACAGTAAGATTCAGTCTCTCATCAATTCAAATAAACCTATAATTGTTGACACGGATAATCATCCAACATTTGGGGAGCACTGGATAATAGCACACGGATACTATGTACTCACAGTTCCATATGTTAATCCACAATATTATATTATAGTCAATAATGGATGGGGCGATAATAACGTCAATGTGCTTGTGGATAATTACATTGATGATATGGTATACATTGAGTAA
- a CDS encoding IS701 family transposase — MDINPPKCTDIDYINFLIAASNVFSCTEAARCYPDIANAPSHDAFTRCLQRQPPDTEALWEEVKSYVKLKGGYLIVDDSTLDKPYAEEIAFVRRMWSGKHHRTVKGIGLVTLVWTDGTTVIPIDFRIYNIDVDDKTKNDHFRDMLDKAEERGFNPKFVLFDTWYASVKNLKAIRQKEWHFLTRLKNNRLVNPDNKGNVPLETVDIPPKGRVVHLKAYGFVKVFRIVSKNGDTQHWVTDVQEMDEAKREDLAKKSWKIEEYHRGIKQFCGVEKCQARKEESQRAHIMFSLRAFLRLELQRIKSGISWFESAMKIRRVAVTEYLRNPQYTLN, encoded by the coding sequence ATGGACATAAATCCACCTAAGTGTACCGACATTGACTACATTAATTTTCTCATTGCGGCTTCTAACGTTTTTAGCTGTACTGAAGCTGCTAGATGTTATCCAGACATAGCTAATGCTCCTTCTCATGATGCTTTTACTCGTTGCCTTCAAAGGCAACCTCCAGACACGGAAGCACTATGGGAGGAAGTAAAAAGTTATGTCAAGCTTAAGGGAGGATACCTAATTGTTGATGATTCAACATTAGATAAACCATACGCAGAAGAAATTGCTTTTGTTCGTCGTATGTGGAGTGGAAAACATCATCGTACTGTAAAGGGAATAGGCCTGGTTACCTTAGTTTGGACTGACGGTACAACCGTTATACCTATCGATTTTCGAATTTATAACATCGATGTAGACGACAAAACAAAGAATGACCATTTCCGTGATATGCTTGACAAGGCCGAAGAACGTGGTTTTAATCCCAAATTCGTTTTATTTGATACATGGTATGCAAGTGTGAAAAACCTTAAAGCCATTAGACAGAAAGAGTGGCATTTCCTTACAAGATTGAAAAATAATCGTTTGGTAAATCCTGACAACAAGGGAAATGTGCCACTTGAAACAGTAGATATTCCTCCAAAAGGACGTGTGGTTCACCTCAAAGCATATGGATTTGTAAAGGTGTTTAGGATAGTTTCAAAAAATGGAGACACGCAACACTGGGTTACAGATGTGCAAGAGATGGATGAAGCAAAACGTGAAGATTTGGCAAAGAAGTCATGGAAAATTGAGGAATATCATAGGGGAATAAAACAGTTCTGTGGTGTCGAAAAATGTCAGGCAAGAAAGGAAGAATCACAAAGAGCACATATAATGTTCTCATTAAGAGCTTTTCTTAGACTGGAATTACAAAGAATCAAAAGTGGAATATCCTGGTTTGAAAGTGCTATGAAAATTAGAAGAGTGGCAGTGACAGAATACTTAAGGAATCCCCAATACACGTTAAATTAA
- the glyS gene encoding glycine--tRNA ligase, producing MDKYEKVFELAKRRGFLWNSFELYGGSRGFYDYGPLGSTLKRRIEQTWREFYVIQEGFMEIECPTIGIEEVFIASGHVGGFSDPLCECMNCKEAFRADHLVQNVMEAAGTLSAEELTKVIKENDIRCPECGGKFGDAYEFNLMFKTTIGPGTGRQGYLRPETAQGMFVDFQRLSRFYRDKLPFGAVQIGKSYRNEIAPRQGVIRLREFTQAECEIFVDPRNKKHPNFERFADRELVLYSQKAQEKGEPFRMTVREAVKTGVIAHEVLGYNIALTNEFLTKVGIDPSKLRFRQHLKDEMAHYAIDCWDAEIETDRFGWVEIVGIADRTDYDLKAHAKVSKTELYVYVEYDEPKMVTRFVVKPNMGKLGPLFKGKAKAVADALKQLSEEELSKDEIKVTVDGEEFTVGSDAVDFAEETVKVSGENVIPHVIEPSYGIDRIFYGVMEHAYDEENVAQKVAESGLKGTEETEKESEAGKSEGETEGEEEARLVMHFSSAVAPVQVAVLPLLTRKELADPAKDIIVKLREKALLVNYDDSGTIGRRYRRNDEIGTPYCVTVDYDTLKDGTVTIRDRDSMRQIRAPVKGIENVLYELIYRGRTFESAGKPFNF from the coding sequence ATGGACAAGTACGAGAAGGTATTCGAGCTGGCTAAACGCCGGGGGTTCTTGTGGAACTCCTTTGAGCTGTATGGCGGAAGCCGCGGATTTTATGATTACGGGCCTCTTGGGAGCACACTGAAGAGGCGAATCGAGCAGACCTGGAGAGAATTTTACGTTATCCAGGAAGGGTTTATGGAGATCGAATGCCCGACAATCGGGATCGAGGAAGTCTTTATCGCGTCCGGGCACGTTGGAGGTTTTTCGGACCCACTGTGCGAGTGCATGAACTGTAAAGAAGCATTCCGGGCCGATCATCTTGTACAAAACGTAATGGAAGCCGCAGGGACCCTGAGTGCAGAAGAACTCACTAAGGTTATAAAGGAAAACGATATCCGATGCCCGGAGTGCGGTGGAAAATTCGGCGACGCCTATGAATTCAACCTGATGTTCAAAACTACAATTGGGCCCGGCACTGGAAGGCAGGGATATCTCAGACCGGAGACAGCACAGGGTATGTTTGTCGATTTCCAGAGGCTGTCCCGTTTTTACAGGGACAAGCTGCCTTTTGGAGCCGTGCAGATCGGGAAATCTTACAGAAATGAAATCGCACCCAGGCAAGGTGTAATCCGTCTCAGGGAATTCACACAGGCCGAGTGCGAGATTTTCGTTGACCCGCGCAACAAGAAGCACCCCAACTTCGAGCGCTTTGCAGACAGAGAACTTGTACTATATTCCCAGAAAGCACAGGAGAAAGGCGAACCCTTCAGGATGACTGTCCGGGAAGCTGTGAAGACCGGAGTTATTGCACACGAAGTCCTGGGCTACAACATTGCACTAACCAACGAATTCCTGACAAAGGTTGGGATTGATCCTTCAAAACTCAGGTTCAGACAGCACCTGAAAGACGAAATGGCGCATTATGCAATCGACTGCTGGGATGCCGAGATTGAGACCGACCGGTTCGGCTGGGTCGAGATCGTGGGAATTGCTGACAGGACAGATTACGACCTTAAAGCTCATGCAAAGGTCAGCAAGACCGAGCTTTATGTGTATGTCGAATACGACGAGCCAAAAATGGTTACTCGCTTTGTTGTAAAGCCGAACATGGGCAAGCTCGGGCCTCTCTTTAAGGGCAAAGCAAAAGCCGTCGCAGATGCCTTAAAACAGCTTTCCGAAGAAGAACTATCAAAGGATGAGATCAAAGTTACCGTGGACGGGGAAGAGTTTACAGTCGGTTCGGATGCAGTGGACTTTGCGGAAGAAACCGTTAAAGTCAGTGGAGAAAACGTCATCCCTCACGTAATCGAGCCCTCTTATGGGATCGACAGGATCTTCTACGGCGTTATGGAGCATGCCTATGACGAAGAGAACGTGGCTCAGAAGGTTGCCGAATCCGGGCTTAAAGGCACAGAAGAAACTGAAAAGGAATCTGAAGCCGGAAAGAGCGAAGGTGAAACTGAGGGAGAAGAGGAAGCCCGTCTCGTCATGCACTTTTCAAGCGCAGTTGCCCCGGTACAGGTTGCAGTCCTCCCACTCCTGACCCGTAAAGAGCTTGCAGACCCTGCAAAGGATATCATTGTAAAACTCAGGGAAAAGGCCCTGCTTGTCAATTATGATGATTCCGGAACCATCGGGCGCCGCTACAGGAGAAACGACGAAATCGGAACTCCTTACTGTGTTACTGTAGATTACGATACCCTCAAAGACGGGACTGTAACTATAAGGGACAGAGATTCCATGCGTCAGATCCGAGCTCCGGTAAAAGGTATCGAAAACGTGCTCTACGAACTTATTTACAGAGGCAGAACTTTCGAATCCGCAGGCAAGCCCTTTAACTTCTAA